One Oryza sativa Japonica Group chromosome 8, ASM3414082v1 DNA window includes the following coding sequences:
- the LOC107281888 gene encoding BTB/POZ and MATH domain-containing protein 2, giving the protein MMMMSSAAPAGHHAGEEPPPPSTTRSTMSTCTMGTVEGHHRFAIRGYSRLRALLAAGEYVRSAAFTVGGYDWAVVFYPRGATHADRDHAAVYVQLLTDRAAAAATFDLRFVRADSGRPLSVHPPLAAPRTFSTVLRSSSAAMYGVKVEAIQALQANYVRRDRLTIDCAVRVVGKPRVSAAAPLTAADVPPPDLAAHLGRLLDLKSHADVTFDVRGVQFAAHRVVLAMRSAVFAAELFGPMRNNAGGAIKVGDMQPAVFKVLLGFIYTDTLAAMDDLDADEDDRRELARHLLVAADRYDMGRLKLICADMLARSLTAQTVASTLALADRHGCRGLREACVEFVIAMGMNDEVVISRHPDQLSCISLFKYFFYQIGSLLKIH; this is encoded by the coding sequence ATGATGATGATGTCCTCCGCGGCGCCGGCTGGCCATCACGCCGGAgaagagccgccgccgccgtcgacgacgaggagcaCCATGTCGACGTGCACGATGGGGACGGTGGAGGGCCACCACCGGTTCGCGATCCGCGGGTACAGCCGCCTGAgggcgctcctcgccgccggcgagtacGTCCGGTCGGCCGCCTTCACCGTCGGCGGCTACGACTGGGCCGTCGTCTTCTACCCGCGCGGCGCCACGCACGCCGACCGCGACCACGCCGCCGTCTACGTCCAGCTCCTGaccgaccgcgccgccgccgccgccaccttcgacCTCCGCTTCGTCCGCGCCGACTCCGGCCGGCCGCTGTCCGTgcacccgccgctcgccgcgccgagGACGTTCAGCACCGTactccgctcctcctccgccgccatgtACGGCGTCAAGGTGGAGGCGATACAGGCGCTCCAGGCCAACTACGTCCGCCGCGACCGCCTCACCATCGACTGCGCCGTGCGCGTCGTCGGGAAGCCGCGggtgtccgccgccgcgccgctgacGGCGGCCGACGTCCCGCCGCCGGACCTCGCGGCGCACCTCGGCCGGCTCCTCGACCTCAAGTCCCACGCCGACGTCACGTTCGACGTGCGGGGAGTGCAGTTCGCCGCGCACCGGGTGGTGCTCGCCATGCGCtccgccgtcttcgccgccgaGCTGTTCGGCCCGATGCGCAACAACGCCGGCGGCGCCATCAAGGTCGGCGACATGCAGCCCGCCGTGTTCAAGGTCCTTCTCGGCTTCATCTACACCGACACGCTCGCCGCCATGGACGacctcgacgccgacgaggacgacAGGCGAGAGCTCGCCCGCCAcctgctcgtcgccgccgaccggtaCGACATGGGCAGGCTGAAGCTCATCTGCGCGGACATGCTCGCGAGGAGCCTGACGGCGCAGACGGTGGCGAGCACATTGGCATTGGCCGACCGCCATGGCTGCCGCGGGCTCAGGGAAGCCTGCGTCGAGTTCGTCATCGCCATGGGTATGAACGATGAGGTGGTGATAAGCCGGCATCCTGACCAGCTCAGCTGTATCTCGCTCTTCAAATACTTCTTCTACCAGATCGGCAGCTTACTCAAAATCCACTAA
- the LOC107277918 gene encoding BTB/POZ and MATH domain-containing protein 1 produces the protein MATECTTSTSTTATVEGRHRFRVAGYGATKGAAPGHRVASGTFTVGGFDWAVVFYPEGVTAADMDFVSVYLELKNAAAAAGGGGGGAVARAFYDLRLIHPATGEPRSVRWPMDGSTSRVFSQAFPAWGHLRFMRRRELEEMGFVRDDRLTIECVVNVVLDPVVTAGDAPELDHPPSNILGHLAGLLGDKGTADVTLVVRGEEFAAHRAVLAMRSPVFKAALYGPMKESTDANAGRVAIDSVEPAVFRALLHFIYTDTTAAMDDLDDDDDDKAQMIMHLLEAADRYDVERLKLICELMLCKSIAVDTVAATLAMADQHHCQKLKEACIEFLATSKKMEGVMESQGYEKMKLSCPSFMVDLWEIIGRKMTSYSVIPNIYARDKD, from the coding sequence ATGGCGACGGAGTGCACGACGTCGAcgagcacgacggcgacggtggagggGCGGCACAGGTTCCGCGTCGCCGGGTACGGCGCCACCAAGGGCGCCGCGCCCGGCCACCGCGTGGCGTCGGGGACCTTCACCGTCGGCGGGTTCGACTGGGCCGTCGTGTTCTACCCGGAGGGCGTCACGGCCGCCGACATGGACTTCGTCTCGGTCTACCTCGAGCTcaagaacgccgccgccgccgctggcggcggcggaggcggcgcggtggcgcgcgCGTTCTACGACCTCAGGCTGATCCACCCGGCCACCGGCGAGCCGCGGTCCGTGCGCTGGCCCATGGACGGCTCGACGTCGCGCGTGTTCTCCCAGGCGTTCCCGGCGTGGGGGCACCTGAGGTTCATGCGGCGGCGCGAGCTGGAGGAGATGGGGTTCGTCCGCGACGACCGCCTCACCATCGAGTGCGTCGTCAACGTCGTCCTGgaccccgtcgtcaccgccggcgacgcgccGGAGCTCGACCATCCGCCGTCGAACATCCTCGGCCACCTCGCCGGGCTCCTCGGCGACAAGGGCACCGCCGACGTGACGCTCGTCGTGCGGGGCGAGGAGTTCGCCGCGCACCGGGCGGTGCTCGCCATGCGTTCGCCGGTGTTCAAGGCGGCGCTCTACGGGCCAATGAAGGAGTCCACGGACGCGAACGCCGGCCGCGTCGCCATCGACAGCGTCGAGCCGGCGGTGTTCCGGGCTCTCCTCCACTTCATCTACACCGACACGACCGCCGCCATggacgacctcgacgacgacgacgacgacaaggcGCAGATGATCATGCACCTTCTCGAGGCCGCCGACCGGTACGACGTCGAGAGGCTGAAGCTGATCTGCGAGCTCATGCTCTGCAAGAGCATCGCCGTGGACACCGTCGCGGCGACGCTGGCAATGGCGGATCAGCACCATTGCCAGAAGCTCAAGGAGGCGTGCATCGAGTTCTTGGCCACCTCCAAGAAGATGGAAGGCGTCATGGAAAGCCAAGGGTACGAGAAGATGAAGCTATCTTGCCCTTCTTTCATGGTGGATTTGTGGGAGATAATAGGCAGGAAGATGACCTCTTATTCTGTTATTCCCAATATCTATGCAAGAGACAAGGACTAA
- the LOC107275583 gene encoding BTB/POZ and MATH domain-containing protein 2, which yields MPMETTTTTATESMSKMETVRGTHRFTFHGYSLCKGGGAGRCIRSGTFTVGGYDWCICFYPEGQGGGGGDREHVSVKLRLVTRCATATAFYELRLLDQDTGRAAAVARASGAPRVFASSNPGTACFGRRAFMERSKLEASPACLRGDSVVIDCAVRVVVHDPVVAAVRRREAPDDVPPSNILRQLVAQVESEGADVTFAVQGETFTAHRLMLAARSPVFKAELYGAMKEKDADHVIAIVDVQPAVFKALLHFIYTDDMPPDLGLAAADDDDTDRIDMARHLLVAADRYAVERLRVICERVLRRSLGVETVIDTMALAEQHSCGELKEACLEFIDSHSKRIVESDGYKNLKRACPLLVADMWERIVLSRLE from the coding sequence ATGCCcatggagacgacgacgacgacggcgacggagtCGATGAGCAAGATGGAGACAGTAAGAGGAACGCACCGGTTTACATTTCACGGCTACAGCTTGtgcaagggcggcggcgccggccggtgcatTCGCTCCGGCACCTTCACCGTCGGCGGCTACGACTGGTGCATCTGCTTCTACCCGGAGggccagggcggcggcggcggcgaccgggaaCACGTCTCGGTCAAGCTCAGGCTGGTCACCCGCTGCGCCACGGCCACCGCGTTCTACGAGCTCCGCCTGCTCGACCAGGacaccggccgcgccgccgccgtcgcccgggcCTCCGGCGCGCCCAGGGTGTTCGCGTCGAGCAATCCCGGCACAGCGTGCTTCGGCCGCCGCGCGTTCATGGAGCGGAGCAAGCTGGAGGCGTCGCCCGCGTGCCTGCGCGGCGACAGCGTCGTCATCGACTGCGCCGTCCGAGTCGTCGTCCACgaccccgtcgtcgccgccgtgcggcgCCGCGAGGCGCCGGACGACGTCCCGCCGTCGAACATACTCCGGCAGCTGGTGGCGCAGGTGGAGTCCGAGGGCGCCGACGTGACGTTCGCCGTGCAGGGGGAGACGTTCACGGCGCACCGCCTGATGCTCGCCGCGCGGTCGCCGGTGTTCAAGGCGGAGCTCTACGGCGCCATGAAGGAGAAGGACGCCGACCACGTCATCGCCATCGTCGACGTGCAGCCGGCCGTGTTCAAGGCCCTCCTCCATTTCATCTACACCGACGACATGCCACCCGacctcggcctcgccgccgctgacgacgacgacaccgacAGAATCGACATGGCACGCCAcctgctcgtcgccgccgaccgataCGCCGTCGAGAGGCTGCGGGTGATCTGCGAGCGCGTGCTCCGGCGAAGCCTCGGAGTCGAGACGGTGATCGACACGATGGCATTGGCCGAACAGCATAGCTGCGGCGAGCTCAAGGAAGCTTGCCTCGAGTTCATCGATTCTCATAGCAAGCGAATCGTGGAGAGTGATGGTTACAAGAACCTCAAGAGGGCGTGCCCTTTGCTCGTCGCAGACATGTGGGAGAGGATCGTCCTATCACGTCTAgagtaa
- the LOC107275371 gene encoding BTB/POZ and MATH domain-containing protein 2, whose translation MGACASASRPPPSPRHGCSPPTPTMTWTASTCTTPIAQGAHAFTVYQHGLVKRTTAAGEFVRSGTFAVGGYDWAVRYYPNGDSAAEAACRQPSVVLELMTADAAASVVYELKAVDQVTGERLVLREDKTAAFDTRNGQFSCSGVQFVETPAFLAGDFLSIECIVTIFGEPRVSKTNKMPQPPPPPPPAETSDVS comes from the coding sequence ATGGGCGCCTGCGCCTCAGcttcgcggccgccgccgtcgccgcgccacgGCTGCtctccgccgacgccgacgatgaCATGGACGGCGTCGACGTGCACGACGCCGATAGCGCAGGGCGCGCACGCGTTCACCGTCTACCAGCACGGCCTCGTCAAGaggaccaccgccgccggcgagttcGTCCGGTCGGGAACCTTCGCCGTCGGCGGCTACGACTGGGCCGTCAGGTACTACCCCAACGGCGACAGCGCCGCCGAGGCGGCGTGCCGCCAGCCGTCGGTGGTCCTCGAGCTCAtgaccgccgacgccgcggcgtcCGTGGTCTACGAGCTCAAGGCCGTCGACCAGGTCACCGGCGAGCGCCTCGTCCTCCGCGAGGACAAGACGGCGGCGTTCGACACCAGGAACGGCCAGTTCAGCTGCTCCGGCGTGCAGTTCGTCGAGACGCCGGCGTTCCTCGCCGGCGACTTCCTCTCGATCGAGTGTATAGTCACGATCTTCGGCGAGCCACGCGTCTCAAAGACGAACAAGatgccacagccgccgccgccgccgccgccggcggagacaAGCGATGTCTCATAG
- the LOC4344581 gene encoding glycine-rich protein 2, with amino-acid sequence MASERVKGTVKWFDATKGFGFITPDDGGEDLFVHQSSLKSDGYRSLNDGDVVEFSVGSGNDGRTKAVDVTAPGGGALTGGSRPSGGGDRGYGGGGGGGRYGGDRGYGGGGGGYGGGDRGYGGGGGYGGGGGGGSRACYKCGEEGHMARDCSQGGGGGGGYGGGGGGYRGGGGGGGGGGCYNCGETGHIARECPSKTY; translated from the coding sequence ATGGCGTCGGAGAGGGTGAAGGGGACGGTGAAGTGGTTCGACGCCACCAAGGGGTTCGGCTTCATCAcccccgacgacggcggcgaggatctCTTCGTCCACCAATCCTCGCTCAAGTCCGACGGCTACCGCAGCCtcaacgacggcgacgtcgtcgaGTTCTCCGTCGGATCCGGCAACGACGGCCGCACCAAGGCCGTGGACGTCACCGCGCCGGGGGGCGGGGCGCTCACCGGCGGATCCCgtcccagcggcggcggggaccgCGGCtacggcgggggcggaggcggcggccgctacggcggtgaccgcggctacggcggcggtggcggcggctacggcgggGGCGACCGCGGctacggaggcggcggcgggtacggcggcggcggcggcggaggcagccgcGCGTGCTACAAGTGCGGCGAGGAGGGCCACATGGCCAGGGACTGCTCccagggaggaggcggcggtggtggctacggtggtggtggcggcggctaccgcggcggtggtggtggcggcggcggcggcgggtgctaCAACTGCGGCGAGACCGGCCACATCGCTCGCGAGTGCCCCAGCAAGACCTACTAG